The Desulfonatronum thiosulfatophilum DNA segment AGGCCATCTCTTTGAATCGGAGCTGGCCGATCTTGACCGGCTTGGTCTTGCCGGTGCAATCGTCCTTCACTTCCCAGGCAGTTTTTTTGAAGCAGATGGTCGCAGAGATGTGCAACGGCGCTGCCAGCATTGCATCCACAAGCGCTTTCTGTTTGGTCGAGGCCTCTCGCCATGCCGCAAATTGTTCTTCACGGCCAGCATCGCTTGGTCAACTAATTCCAGGATGCCGCCTTCCCAGGCCCAAGCATGTGCGTTAGGCTGTCGATGATCAGAACCCTGTAGCCGGCCTCAGCTGTCCCATGGATAGATTGGATATAACGGCCAGGATCGAAGGGTGAGGTCAGCTCGGTTACATCGTAGGCACTCAGATCGGCGTAAAGACTGCCGGCACCTCTAATGAGGTTGCCATACCTCATGTCGAATCATACCCTTTGATCATTACGAACGTCCCATGGTCAACAGGTCATGTGCCATTACATGGAACACCGACTGGGTTTTCGGTTGGAGGAATATACGTGAATCCTGATCTCCAGTTTTTGCAGTCGCAAGTGCAAAGCAATTGTCATATTTCGGATGCCAATTTCAGCGGATCTTTTTCCCTGTGCGGGCTGCTTCTGCGCATGCGCGATCTGTATAAGTGGGAATCCGGACTGGCTCCCTGGGAAGAGCCTGAGCATGGGTTGATCCTGGAGTGGGTGGAGCAGCGGGAAGAATTGTGGGCGGAATTGGAGGGGCAGGAGTGCAAGGCGCTCAAATTCGACAATGCTTGCATCGGTCCTTTCGAGGTCGAAGAGGTGAACAGCCGATGCGCCGCCCTGGGCTGCCTCTACGGCGCCGGCTACGTTCTGGGGATGAAGCCCAGTTTTTTTCTGGCCCTGCCGGTGGAAGAGACCGTGATCAACGGACTCAAGATATACACCGTGGAACATGAATTGTGCCGGGATATCTTTGTGACTCCGGTGATGCGTCAAGGCGACCGGATAATTGCTCGGCGTCAGGCCATGGAGTCACTGATCTGGGACGTGGTCCAGGAGCAGCGTCCCTCGGTGCGGCCGGCTCTGGATTTCGCATTGGCCGGTTATGGCCTGGATTCTCGGGAACTTTTGCAGCGCCCCAATGATTTCCAGAGCGCTTATCAGCATATGGTGCGGGAGGAACTCCGGATATGGGTGCATCATGAGATCGGCGAGGCCGCGGAGGACGCCTTTCCCGGTGATGTCTGGCATCAGATGGTGGCCAACACCTGTCAGACCCTGGCCGAGGTTTTCATCCGAGCGGTCAAGGATCTCCTGGCCGATACCCATCCCCACGGGCTTCTGGCCTTCATGGCCGCCAGGGACAGCAAACCTTCCCTTGGCTTGTATTTGGCCATGATGCGTCCTCTTTCCAAGTTGCTGTTTATGGAAATCTTTCGCATCTTTCCGGAATTCACCCGGACCGGGGAGTGGAGCGAAGTGGAGCGGGTTCGAACGGTTGCCTATGCCAGGGGCAGGGAGCTGGCGCAAAAACTCGTCGATGTCCATCGTGACTCTGATCCCTTTCATCACGAGCGGACCGTGGAGCGGATCATCGAAGAGATCATCCGCCCATTGGGCATTCTCGGCGAGGTGGATGCCGAAGAGATGAGACGCTGAACTACGCTCCTGCACTCTTCACAAATTCTCCTCCGGAACGGCCTTCAACAACCCTCGCAGTACATTCAAATTTTCGATATCTTCAGCTAGGTCCGAACCCTTGGGCGTTTCCAAAACCATGGGCAGATGCGCCAGCGGCGGATCGTTGAGGATGGTTGAAAATCCCGCAAATCCGATCTCACCCAGTCCGATATGTTCATGACGGTCCCGGCGGCTGCCCAGGGGGGTCTTGCTGTCATTGAGGTGCAGCAGCTGCAGCCGCGAAAGGCCTACGGTCCTGTCCAGGCGTGAAGTGACCTCGGCCCAGGAATCCTGATGGCGAGGATCATGACCGGCGGCGAAACCATGACACGTATCCCAGCAGATCCCCAGACGCAGGGCATGTTCGGATGCGGAAATCATTTCCGCCAGATCTTCGGGATCCGCACCGAGCGCGGTCCCGGTTCCGGAGGTATTCTCCAGAAGAAGACCGACATCTCCTGCCTGGTCTCCGGCTTCTTCAAAAGCCATGTCCAGGCATGCTGCCGCACGAATGCATCCGTCGTTCCTTCCCGCGCCTTTATGTGACCCGGGATGGAGGACGACCCAAGGAATGTTCAGCCTGGCGCAACGGATGAACTCCCGCGCCAGGGCGGAGGCTGATTTGCGCCATAATGTCTCGTCAGGAGACGCCAGATTGATCAGGTAGGACGCATGGGCGAAGATATGTTCGCGGCCCCACCTCTTCCAGCCCGCGGCAAAGGCTTCGGCTTCGGCGTCCGTGATGGAAGTGCCGGCCCATTGCCGCTGGTTGCGGGTGAACAGCTGCAATGCCTCACCTCCGACAGCAGCGATTCGATCGAAGACGAGATGCAGACCGCCTGAAGTGGGCATATGCGCACCAAGAAAGGGCATTGGTTTTTTCTCCGTGATTTGTGCCGATGCGCATCCTCGATACGATCATGGGGACCGTACGACAGCAGGGGACGCATCCACAAGGCAAGTTTCTCGAATATAACAGCGTCGCGCCTTTGCGGCCCGACAATAGTCAACGGAAGTGTTCTTGGTCTGGAGGAACAGGGAGAGATTAACTATCCCTTGTGTGCAAAGATATTGGCGGCGCGGCATCCGCCGTATCAAGCCTGCTGCGATGCATGCGCGTCAAGCTGAGATTGTTCGCTGAAATCCATGGATTGGATCAGCATTTCGCGTTCTCGTGAATAGTGCAGCAATGATCCATCCAGAGGGAGCTTCAAGCCGATCTGATTGCCCATGGTGTTGATCCGGAACGTTGCCTCGGCTTCCTGAAGCGGCCAGGGTTCATGATGGATGTCGCCGAAACCGAGTTTTCCCTGGGGGCTGACCGTTGAGAGACGGTACCGCTCCGTGAGCCAGTGAGTCAGCGAGTCGGGTTCGCTTCGGAACACGTCGCCGACAGGGGCATATTCAAAGCGCAGCTTCGCTTCTGGGGCTCCCCGGTGTGTGCGGGTGCAATCGAAATGCAGAACCTGGTCCTTTTGCCGGTGCTCGAAATGGGCCTTGTAATAAGGCAGGCCGTACCACGTTCTTGCCGCCAGAAGGGACAGCCGGCTGTCGATATCCAGGCTGAAGAACCAGACTCCTGGTTTTCCTGAATGTCGGACATAGGTGCGTACATTCACGCCGGAATAGCTCAGGCCGAGAAAAGACGGGATAAAACGTGGGCGCATGCCGGTGACGCGCATGGCCACAACCCCCAGCCAGGCTTGGCCGTCATAGGTATCCAGTTGCAGCTCCGTCGGAATGAGAGGACGAAGTTTCTCGGGGACGAACGGCCAGTGCGCGAACAGGACGTCATGGCAGTGCATGGCTCCGATGATGGGCCTGAACGGTGCTGATCCGTGGTCATGCTTGCCATGTATTCGGCTTTCATTCATGCATTGATCTCCCAAGAATCATGTTGGATATGCTGCACCGAGATTTCGGTGGCGACTGGTATGGGCTGTGGCCCTTGGCTTTGGCTATGCTATACAATCAGAAAAAGTACGGCATAGTTGTTTCGGGTCAAGGCTATCAGGAGTTGATCATGAAATTGTCACTTTTAATTGCATTCATGGGCCGGGACAACCTTTATCAACTGCGGCCCTGATCATGTAGGCGCGTGTCCCAATGAAATGATGAGCCGCACGGCTCTGGTCAGTTCCGAACCTTTTTCGTATGGTTCGTTCAGACGCGCACTTAATTCCGGACGTGGTTCTGCAGCTTTTTGAATCACGCTTGAAACTTGATGAATACAATCCATAATCCACAATTCATAACCCAATTTTGCCATGTCTGATTTCATCCTTGCTGAACAAGCCGACACAGCGATTCCGCCAACGTCTGGCTGCATCGAAACCACTGTGGTTGATCTGACCCGGACCGACTCCGCACATGATCTGGAAAATTCCCTCTGGCTGCTGGATCTGCAATTGCCCGCTTCTTTTTGTGAAGGGAAAGGGTGGCAGCCCGGGCAGTTCGTGATGATCCGGCCTGTTTCCTGGTCTTTTGAGCCGCTCTGGGCCAGACCGTTTTCCATATGCATGGCCGGAAACGGCATATTGCGCATTTTTTTTCAGGTGGTCGGGAGGGGCACGCGGGCCATGACCAAGCTTGAACCCGGTGAACAAGTCGTTGTCTGGGGACCGCTTGGCAATGCATTTTCAGTGGAACCGGATACCCCCACCCTGCTCCTGGCAGGTGGCATCGGCCTGGCGCCGTTTATCGGATATGCCTGGTCTCATCCCCAACCGGATCTGCTTTTCCTGCTGCTCGGGCACCGCCCGTCGGTATCGGGATATCCCTTGCACCTGCTGCCGGAAAGCATTGCCCGGGAGACCGCCCGACAAAAATGCGAGGAGGATATCGCATGTTTTGTGCGGGACCTGGAGAGCCGAATTGCGGAATATGCCCGCATTAACGGCTTGATTCTCGCCTGTGGTCCGCATCCATTTCTGCGCGCGGTGCAGACCATGGCCATGCAATACCGGGCTCGGGCTCAATTGTCCCTGGAGAACCGCATGGCCTGCGGTATTGGGGCCTGTCTGGGCTGCGTGACCAATATTGCCGGGCAGGAGTTGCCCGTGAAGGTTTGTACCCAAGGGCCGATTTTCCGGGCAGAAGACGTGAAACTTGAACAGGCCGTCATTGATCGGGTGAAAGCATGAATCTCAACGTCAAATTCGCCGGAATGGAACTGAAGAATCCGATTCTGACCGCATCCGGAACCTTCGGTTACGGGCTGGAGTTTGCGCCGTATGGCGACCTGACGGCTTTGGGCGGAATCGTGGTCAAGGGGTTATCCTGGGAGCCGCGAACGGGCAACCCCATGCCGCGGGTCGCGGAAACGCCGTGCGGGATGCTCAATGCCATCGGCCTGCAGAATATCGGAGTGCATCGGTTCGTGGAGGACAAGTTGCCTTTGCTGCCCTGGTCCGAGGTGCCGGTCATCGCGAATCTGTATGCCTGCGATGCCGAGGATTTTGCCCGCCTGGCCGAATACCTGGCCGATCAGGAGGGCGTCGCGGCACTGGAAGTGAACATTTCCTGTCCCAATGTTCAGGCCGGTGGCGTGCTGTTCGGCCAGGACCCGCGCCAGGCCGCCCTGGTCACCGCAGCCGTCAAGGCCAAGGCCGGGGCCAAGCCGGTGATCGTCAAACTGTCCCCCAACGTCACGGATATTACGGCCATCGCCAAGGCTGCAGCCGACGCCGGGGCCGACGCCCTGGCTCTGATAAACACCCTCTCCGGCATGGCCGTGGATATCCGCACCCGCAAGCCGCGCCTGGCCAACGTCATCGGCGGCCTGTCCGGGCCGGCCATCAAGCCGGTGGGGCTGCGCTGCGTGTATCAGGTCAGCCGGGCCGTGGATCTGCCGATCATCGGGCTGGGCGGGATCTCCTCGGCGGAGGACGTGTTGGAATACATTATGGTCGGTGCCTGGGCCGTGCAGATCGGCACGGCTAATTTCCTGCGCCCGGACATGGCCTTCCGCATCGCCGCGCAACTGCCGGGATTGCTGGAAGAACTCGGAGTGAAGTCATGGGAGGAATTTCGGGGGAAGTTGTCGATCTGACTAAATCAGCAATCACGCAGCGCTTTAGTGGGCATTGATTGTTAGGAATAAAAATTACCGTAACTACTCCCAGCGGTCCGGCTTGTCTCGATTTTTCGACCTCGCAACTCCTTCGTCGGCTTCGTAGCTTCGAACCATTGCGTGAATAAACAGCATTTGGCGCTCAAACGCCCGGCAGTGGTTCGATGACGAATCCTGAATCAGTCAGACAGGTGATGCCGAAAAATCGAGACAAGCCAAAGGGACCATTTCATGCCATTCAATCAAAATGTGCTGAGTAGATACAGAGCACCGGCCGTTACTGCTCAAAAGTATAATTGCCCTTGAAAAACTGCTCGACGTACCAGGGGATCTGGGCTTCGTCAGTGAGGACCATGTCCAGCAGGCGGACCGAACCCAGCAGCCGACCGATGAACTCGAGCTTTTCCATCATCCGCGGACAGTCGTATTTTTTGATCTCGCCGCGGACCATGTCTCCCTTGTGCTCGACCCGCAGTCCCAATCGCTTGAGGATTGTGGAGATCATCAGCGCCCGACGGGTTCGGCGGGAGATGTCCGCGGCCCCGCCCTTGAACAGGAACACGATATAATTGTCGTTCACTTGCTCTCCGCAGTAGGCATCGATGGTCACGAAATGGTAGCCAAGGCG contains these protein-coding regions:
- a CDS encoding deoxyribonuclease IV, which encodes MPFLGAHMPTSGGLHLVFDRIAAVGGEALQLFTRNQRQWAGTSITDAEAEAFAAGWKRWGREHIFAHASYLINLASPDETLWRKSASALAREFIRCARLNIPWVVLHPGSHKGAGRNDGCIRAAACLDMAFEEAGDQAGDVGLLLENTSGTGTALGADPEDLAEMISASEHALRLGICWDTCHGFAAGHDPRHQDSWAEVTSRLDRTVGLSRLQLLHLNDSKTPLGSRRDRHEHIGLGEIGFAGFSTILNDPPLAHLPMVLETPKGSDLAEDIENLNVLRGLLKAVPEENL
- a CDS encoding Sfum_1244 family protein, which gives rise to MNPDLQFLQSQVQSNCHISDANFSGSFSLCGLLLRMRDLYKWESGLAPWEEPEHGLILEWVEQREELWAELEGQECKALKFDNACIGPFEVEEVNSRCAALGCLYGAGYVLGMKPSFFLALPVEETVINGLKIYTVEHELCRDIFVTPVMRQGDRIIARRQAMESLIWDVVQEQRPSVRPALDFALAGYGLDSRELLQRPNDFQSAYQHMVREELRIWVHHEIGEAAEDAFPGDVWHQMVANTCQTLAEVFIRAVKDLLADTHPHGLLAFMAARDSKPSLGLYLAMMRPLSKLLFMEIFRIFPEFTRTGEWSEVERVRTVAYARGRELAQKLVDVHRDSDPFHHERTVERIIEEIIRPLGILGEVDAEEMRR
- a CDS encoding dihydroorotate dehydrogenase, translating into MNLNVKFAGMELKNPILTASGTFGYGLEFAPYGDLTALGGIVVKGLSWEPRTGNPMPRVAETPCGMLNAIGLQNIGVHRFVEDKLPLLPWSEVPVIANLYACDAEDFARLAEYLADQEGVAALEVNISCPNVQAGGVLFGQDPRQAALVTAAVKAKAGAKPVIVKLSPNVTDITAIAKAAADAGADALALINTLSGMAVDIRTRKPRLANVIGGLSGPAIKPVGLRCVYQVSRAVDLPIIGLGGISSAEDVLEYIMVGAWAVQIGTANFLRPDMAFRIAAQLPGLLEELGVKSWEEFRGKLSI
- a CDS encoding YqjF family protein; the encoded protein is MNESRIHGKHDHGSAPFRPIIGAMHCHDVLFAHWPFVPEKLRPLIPTELQLDTYDGQAWLGVVAMRVTGMRPRFIPSFLGLSYSGVNVRTYVRHSGKPGVWFFSLDIDSRLSLLAARTWYGLPYYKAHFEHRQKDQVLHFDCTRTHRGAPEAKLRFEYAPVGDVFRSEPDSLTHWLTERYRLSTVSPQGKLGFGDIHHEPWPLQEAEATFRINTMGNQIGLKLPLDGSLLHYSREREMLIQSMDFSEQSQLDAHASQQA